A single region of the Lacerta agilis isolate rLacAgi1 chromosome 9, rLacAgi1.pri, whole genome shotgun sequence genome encodes:
- the PPAT gene encoding amidophosphoribosyltransferase: protein MEFEELGIREECGVFGCIASGMWPTELDVPHVITLGLVGLQHRGQESAGIVTSDGESAHSFKLHKGMGLVNHVFSEDSLKKLYISNLGIGHTRYSTSGVSVLDNCQPFVVETLHGKIAVAHNGELTNAARLRRKLMRHGVGLSTSSDSELITQLLAFTPPLENDDTPDWVARIKNLMNETPTSYSLLMMHKDIIYAVRDPYGNRPLCIGRLVPVGDISGKGKPNAETEGWVVSSESCSFLSIGAEYYREVMPGEIVKISRNDVQTLDVVPRPAGDPSAFCIFEYVYFARPDSIFEGQMVYSVRRRCGQQLAIEAPVEADLVSTVPESATPAALGFAQKCGLPYIEVLCKNRYVGRTFIQPNMRLRQLGVAKKFGVLSDNFRGKRVVLIDDSIVRGNTISPIIKLLRESGAKEVHVRVASPPIRFPCYMGINIPTKEELIANKPEFHDLANYIGADSVVYLSVEGLVSSVQESIKAKQDNENNLKSNKFRVGKIGHCIACLVGKYPVELEW from the exons AGGCCAAGAGAGTGCTGGGATTGTGACAAGTGATGGCGAGTCAGCTCATTCATTCAAACTACACAAG GGGATGGGTCTGGTTAATCATGTGTTCAGCGAAGACAGTTTGAAGAAGCTGTACATTTCAAATCTTGGAATTGGCCACACAAGATACTCTACCTCCGGAGTCTCTGTCTTGGATAACTGTCAACCATTTGTTGTGGAAACTCTGCATGGGAAGATTGCTGTAGCCCACAACGGGGAGCTGACAAATGCTGCACGACTGAGAAGAAAG CTAATGCGCCATGGAGTGGGACTGTCTACCAGTTCTGACAGTGAATTGATCACTCAGCTGCTGGCCTTCACGCCCCCTTTGGAGAATGACGACACCCCAGATTGGGTGGCAAG GATAAAAAATCTGATGAATGAAACACCCACTTCATACTCGCTTCTGATGATGCATAAAGATATTATCTATGCTGTTCGTGATCCCTATGGGAACCGTCCACTCTGTATTGGCCGTCTTGTACCAGTAGGTGATATTAGTGGAAAAG GGAAACCGAATGCTGAAACTGAAGGATGGGTAGTTTCTTCAGAATCATGTAGCTTTTTATCTATTGGAGCAGA ATATTACCGTGAGGTCATGCCTGGAGAGATTGTGAAGATATCCAGAAATGATGTCCAGACGTTGGATGTTGTGCCAAGACCTGCGGGAGATCCATCCGCATTCTGCATATTTGAATATGTGTATTTTGCGAGGCCTGACAGCATCTTTGAAG GTCAAATGGTCTATTCTGTACGGAGGAGATGCGGCCAACAGCTTGCAATTGAAGCCCCAGTGGAAGCTGATTTGGTTAGCACAGTCCCAGAATCTGCAACACCAGCAGCCCTTGGATTTGCTCAAAAG tgTGGACTACCATACATTGAAGTACTGTGCAAAAACAGATATGTAGGAAGAACTTTTATTCAGCCAAACATGAGACTAAGGCAGCTTGGAGTGGCCAAAAAATTTGGAGTCCTGTCAGACAACTTCAGAGGGAAGCGTGTTGTCCTTATTGATGATTCTATTGTACGAGGCAACACCATTTCACCCATAATTAAACTACTGAGAGAATCTGGTGCTAAAGAG GTGCACGTTCGTGTAGCTTCGCCTCCAATAAGATTTCCTTGTTACATGGGAATAAACATTCCAACAAAAGAAGAACTCATTGCCAATAAGCCTGAATTTCATGACCTAGCCAACTACATAG gAGCTGACAGTGTTGTTTATCTTTCGGTAGAAGGATTGGTATCATCTGTGCAAGAAAGCATCAAGGCAAAACAAGATAATGAAAACAACCTTAAGTCCAACAAGTTTCGGGTGGGGAAAATTGGCCATTGCATAGCCTGCCTTGTTGGAAAATACCCTGTAGAGCTAGAATGGTGA